ATAATAACGTCTCCAATTTCCCAGCTACCTGCTAAATAACTTGGCGTTTTCACTGCCACACCATTAGGTCCAAAGACAACTTTAATCATCTCTTGTAACACAAGCATAAGCCCTAATGTAATTAAAATTTGCTGAATATGATTGCCATAAACAGGGGTAATAATTAATTTCTCTGTAATAAAGCCTAAAAGTGCACCTGTGACAACGGCTCCTATAAGGCCGATTAAAAAGCTCTCGGTGAACATATACGTAAATATCCCTGTATAAGCCCCCCAGACAAATAATCCACCATGTGCAAAGTTTAAAACATCCATTAATCCAAAAATTAACGTAAGACCAGCTGCCAGTAAAAAAATTAACATGCCCGTCGCTAGGCCATTAATGACTAAATTTACGAATAGCTCCAATGAAATACACCTCCTTATCCTATTCCAAGATATTTTCTTTTTAGTTCTTCATTATGGATAAGATCCTGCATTTTACCTGAGTGAACCGTTCTCCCGTCATCAATTAATGTATACATTTCGCCAATTCGACTCGCCATAATAAAGTTTTGCTCTACAAGTACAATAGACGTTTGTTTCTTCATTTCCACGATGGCCTCCATTACTTTCTCTACCATTATTGGCGCCAGCCCTTTGGAAGGCTCATCAATTAAAATTAACTTACTATCATTAATAAATGCCCTTGCCATGGACAGCATTTGCTTTTGACCACCTGAAAGATGTCCGCCAGCCTTTTTCCAAAATTTCTTTAAATCAGGAAACAGCTCCAGCACATAATTTTGTCGCTCTAAGGTAACTGCATCCTCTTTGCGCATCGCCACTTTCATATTTTCCTCTACGGTTAAATCTGCAAAAATTCCTTGGTTTTCAGGCACATAACCTATACCTAATTTTGCCACTTTATAAGTAGGGCTTTTTTTAATAGAGTGTGAGTGGAATTTTACCTCTCCCTTTGAGGCAGGCGTTAATCCCATAATCGTTTTTAAAGTAGTCGTTTTCCCTGCTCCATTTCTTCCAAGTAGTACACTTACCTGACCTTCCTTTGCCTCAAAATTGACTCCCTGCAAAATATGGTATTGGCCAATATATGTGTGGACATCATTTAATTTCAGTAAGGTGTTCATCGTACAGACCCCCTAAATATGCATTTTGTACGGTTTCATTTTTCATAATGTCCTGTGGGGTTCCATCCGCAAGAAGCTGACCATTAAACAACACCATAATCGAGTCAGACAAATCTAGAATCATATCCATCTTGTGTTCAATAAGGAGAATGGTTTTATCCCCCTGGTTTTTTATTCTGCGAATGATCTCTAAAATCGTTGGTACTTCCTCTAAGGACATTCCGGCCGTTGGTTCATCAAGCAGAAGAATTTCTGTATCAAGTGCTAACAACATAGCAATTTCTAGCTTTCTTTTTTCCCCATGAGACAGCATTGTTGCCAGGGCATCCCTTTTATTATCGAGTAAAACGAGTGTTAATAGCTCCTCTGCTTTTTCTGTAATCGCCTTATAGCTTTTATAATGGCGAAATAATTGGTAACGTACTTTCTCCTTTGATTGCACAGCCAAACGAACATTTTCTAAAACCGTCAAGTTTGGAAAAACATTAGTAATTTGAAACGATCGCCCTAGCCCCATACGCGTTCTTTCTATAGCCGATTTTTGTGCAAGTGATTGTCCCTTAAAATAGACATCTCCAGTAGACGGCATTAATTCCCCACTGATTAAATTAAAAAAGGTTGTTTTACCAGCACCATTTGGTCCAATAATTGATTTCAAATGCTTTTCTGGCATATTAAAATTCACATGGTCTACAGCTATGTGTCCGCCAAAACGAATCGTTAAGTTTTCTGTTCGTAAAATAGGCTCCATCGTATTCTCCTTTCTAACACTTCTATCGCTCTTCATCCATTCTGATTGAGATTAGATGAAGAGAGATGAAGAGAGACAGAATTATTTCTGTCTCCACCTTCACTAATTCATAACTGGTGGTGCCGTTTCTTCAGGATTAAGCTCACGAATTAGTACTGGTACTGGATAATCTACACCCTCTTGTTTTTCAAGACGGATCGAATACATCGACTGTAATGCTTGATGGTCTTCTTCTCGGAATGTCATCGTTCCTTTTGGTGTTTCAAAGGACATCCCTTCCATAATACCGATTAGTTTTTTCGCATCTGCATCACCTTCTGATTTTTTCAGGGCCTCTACAATAGAGATTGCAGCTGACATTCCTCCTGGCGTAAATAAATCAGGAACCTCATTAAAGCGTTTTTGATGTTCCTCTACTAACCATTTATTCACATCATTTTGTGGTAATGTATGATAATACACTGAGAAGCCTTCCATACCTATTAACGGATTCATAAAATTAAGTGCGATAATATCTGGTGCACCTGTAGAAATTTTAATGCCCTTCTCTTGGATTTTTAGATCGGCAATTTGATTCC
This genomic stretch from Lysinibacillus pakistanensis harbors:
- a CDS encoding ABC transporter ATP-binding protein; protein product: MEPILRTENLTIRFGGHIAVDHVNFNMPEKHLKSIIGPNGAGKTTFFNLISGELMPSTGDVYFKGQSLAQKSAIERTRMGLGRSFQITNVFPNLTVLENVRLAVQSKEKVRYQLFRHYKSYKAITEKAEELLTLVLLDNKRDALATMLSHGEKRKLEIAMLLALDTEILLLDEPTAGMSLEEVPTILEIIRRIKNQGDKTILLIEHKMDMILDLSDSIMVLFNGQLLADGTPQDIMKNETVQNAYLGGLYDEHLTEIK
- a CDS encoding ABC transporter ATP-binding protein produces the protein MNTLLKLNDVHTYIGQYHILQGVNFEAKEGQVSVLLGRNGAGKTTTLKTIMGLTPASKGEVKFHSHSIKKSPTYKVAKLGIGYVPENQGIFADLTVEENMKVAMRKEDAVTLERQNYVLELFPDLKKFWKKAGGHLSGGQKQMLSMARAFINDSKLILIDEPSKGLAPIMVEKVMEAIVEMKKQTSIVLVEQNFIMASRIGEMYTLIDDGRTVHSGKMQDLIHNEELKRKYLGIG